The DNA sequence atatgaatatattattgtgttgtgtttAATATGGGAATAcaagacacatatatatagtagtaacattaacataatgttaatACTAGATAATGATAACTTTCCTAAACNTTAATGTAAATATGCTAAGAATATCTTGAGattaacttgatcttcaagtctttccttttagtcTTGAGGGTCTTCATGAGTTTCACGGGTTTCACAatcttggtccgtaagatacacatCTTCCGGTCTGACATATCTCTAATAATTCATCATCTCGTATCTGAAATAAGTGTAGTTTGCGATCTTCAACAAGTTTGGCTTGTGTTGAGGCCAAACACTGCTATGATCATCAACAATAACCACTCTTCGTTGATCAGCAGAGATAAGATCAAGTGTCTTCTTATGAGGAGGGGACTTCTCTCTGGTTATGACTCTATGTCCGAAATATCTTTTATCCGGATCAATAAAACTCAATACATACTGCGCGTAACCGTAACTGCCCATCGTGTAAACGTACATGGTGAAAAGCTTGTTGGCTTCTTTCAGAAACTCGTGGAGGAAAGGTCGTAACTTTATCAGATGCTCGGGATTTCTTTTTCCGAACTTCCATAGATCAACCCTTGAATCAGCTTCTtcgattaaatatttttctttatcagaAAGCTTTGAAACAGGGATATAGTGGACAAGAGTGTGATCCAAGTCAAGCACTAGGtatagtttcttcttcttttcttggtTGTTGAAACACGAGAGTTTGTTTCTTCCTTTGGTTTTATCCAATAAACTAAACAAGGATTGCTTTATAAACGACGACATAGTTTCTGTTTTGTAGTTTTGTGGTAAGTTCTTCTGTTTCTCTCTCAGAAGCCGTTTGgagatctaaaataaaaaaaactattgctTAATTCTGAAAGAAAACGCTTTTATTAATCTGAATGAGAGAATATCTCTTGTCTCGTGAGACTGAATACATGTTTATAGGATTTATCCTCTTAACATATAGTATTTCTTAAAAACTAAACAAGGAAAAAGCTAAGAATTTCCATTTTAATAGAAAAgttaatttttctatttctcACGTGATGTGTCCCTTGACTcattatcttcttcatcttgCGTGTGCCCACACCCACTAATCACATAGAAAATCTTAGTTCCCAACTAGAATTGAAATTTCAAAAAGcaaaatatagataaaaattaggggtgggcatttcggtttacgggtttggtttgggttcggtttggtttgggtaatttgggttttataaaactcaaaccaattaaaaccaagtagctttggtttgggttcggtctgggtttaattcggttcggttcagtttggtttggtttatatttagttcggtttatattattatggtctagtttggttcggtgtagtttgggttggttataaaatatgaaggtatcagttttatacttttattaaaaaaataattaactcataaacgatagagtgagaatataaaaacttatgctacatgattttatatataatagtattatttgaatcttatttataattttttttaaagatatggaagttatgaaaaaatgaaaaacaaaactttaactaaaatttacaatatgttaattcatatatatatatatatatattggattatcggtttggttcggtttggttcggtttaaacccaaaccaaaccaaaccgttcggattgagtaaaacatgaaccaattggattacataaagagcacggtttggtttgattcggtttaacttcggtttggttggttcggttcggttcggtttggattttttgcccacccctaataaAAATGGTAAATTTTATACTTACCTTACATTTCTTAATCACtttgaaattttcatttataaGAATTATTTATTATAGAAATTGAATGTTGTATAATAGAAAAGGAAATATTCagtgatttgaaatttttatttataagaattatttattatcaacaaatatagtatataaaatattttaacatgtgaaagtttctaaaaatgttaatacaagaaaagacatatatatactttgttCGGTTTAAACTTTTTGTGAGCATAAACAATAACTTATCAATGATAGTTAAATGATTATCCTCGCATGTGTGGATAAAACATTTAGTATTGtgtattttagttacaaaaacCCAAACTTAAcatacaaataaatttacaagaaccaaacaaaaaatgaaatatgtCACGTATGATtgttataaaacattttatttttaacatatataacaaaaaactTTGAAATTCATAAGCTTTTTACTAACTTTAGCCTGAGATTTTCAATCTTTGCGACCTTATATGAAAAATTCAATCTTTGTTACTAGAATGGAGCCGGTTTTGGTTGACTATCTCCAACATGCCACCAGTGTCCCGGACCTCAAGTACTTAACTCTCAAATTTATTCCAAGCGAACCCAAGAACTGAGACTAAGTCATACGTCCATGGACCCACACATTTTCTGCAGAAACACACCAGCTTTGCATTTGGTTAAAGCAAGTGAATACTCTATTACAATGAGGAGCAGTGAGTATTCACTTGTGTGTTTTATTGAAGGAAAACCTCATAAACACTTTAGAACCAtgttcaaaaattaaaattcaatacATAGCAGGACACATATATTACAGGGGGTAAACATATGTTTTTACAGACAAACAGGTTTTATATATCCTTGCAAGAACTTTACACTCTCAACCTTTACATTTCTTCTACAcattaaaaacacacacacatcaaAATCTTTAGACCTTCAGGAccaaagatatatatttttttcctgaGTTCCATCCACTCAAAGAACACAAACCAGGATCCATCCACAGAccatttctttttgttcttgaaCCAAGAAAGAATCGATGCAACATGAAGCCTGGAAGCCTGGAACATCCAGCTTCAATCCGGGTCAAACAAACTAATTCCTATACTTGAGTCATTGCTCTTTCCCTTTATTAGGCTTTGGTGATTGCCTCGCATTCCGATAAGGAGAAGCTTGAGGCAGGTTTAAACTAGACAAACTCCTCAAAGGCTGCTGTCCATTTCTCGACACGAACCCTCCTCCTCCCTGTGTCCTAACACCGTTCTTGGCAACAGGCTGCATCGTCTGGAAAGACGTAGAAGAGCTAGCAAAGTCTTTAAGACTTGGCAACGGCTTTAACGCTTCCACAACTTCGCTCATCTTCGGTCTAGCTTTAGAGTCTCTGTTAAGACACTGTGCGGCTACTTGCGTGGCTTTCTGAGCTCCCTTGATCGAGAAATGACCCTCTAAGCGAGGATCTAACAGTCTGTAAAACTTCTTTTTGTCTAGAAGATGAGGTTTCACCCATTCCACCAAGTTCTGTTCACCGTTGGGACGGCTTTTATCCACGGCTCTTCGTCCAGTTAGTATCTCAAGTAGAACTACTCCAAAGCTGTATACATCACTCTTCGTTGTCAAATGTCCTGATGATTGAAACTGAGATTAGTAACTCCATAAAGTAAATACTATGACGTTTTCAGTTTtcaatgttaaatttattgattttcatGTAATatgatcttttatattttactgattatttttctattggttgaattaagGTTATTTAGAGCATGCCCATTAGTGCCCCAATGGGCATGCTCTTAGATgtacttataaaattaaatgtttttttaattagtgtGCAAAActtcaaagaaaaagaaatggagggagtaataaacaaagggaGAGGATACTTTACTCACCAGTCATTACATATTCAGGAGCTGCATAACCATATGTTCCCATGACTCTGGTTGATACATGCGATTTCTTCTCGTCTGGTGCATCTTTAGCTAGCCCAAAATCAGAGAGCTTTGAGTTATATTCCTGAAAAGAGAAACATTTGTTTCcaatataagtaaaaaaaaaaagagaataactATTAGGTTAAAATCAAAGCTTTTGAGCTTCAGAGTTCAGACATATACCGCGTCAAGTAAGATGTTAGATGTTTTGAAATCGCGGTAAATGACAGGCTTCTCAGCTTCCTCATGGAGAAAGGCAAGACCTTTAGCTGCACCAAGCGCAATTTTCATTCTCACAGACCAAGGGAGAGGTAATGTCcctgaaaccaaaaaaagatcaatgaataaaaataatcaatataaGATGATCTGATTGATTAACAACATACTTCTGAAAAGATGATTCTCAAGACTCCCTCGAGGCATGAACTCATAAACAAGCAGCCTCTGATCTTCTTCCATGCAATATCCCACCAATTTAACCAGGCTTGGGTGGACTAGGTTACCAAGAAAGTTAATCTCAGCCTGCCACATGAATTAGCAGAACAATCAACAATCTGTTAACATTATCAATGTATAAAAAGCGATTGGTGATTTACCAGCCACTCCTTGTGCCCTTGAAGGCCATCTGGGTTCAGTGTTTTGACTGCCACAGTTAGACCAGTACCAGGTTTGACCGGAGCCGTTCCGTTTTCCTCAATCCATCCTTTGAAAACACAACCAAACCCACCCTCACCGAGAAGAGACTCCGGTCTGAAGTTCCTAGTGGCTAGCTTGAGGTCGTTAAACATGAATATCCTTAGCTTGGAAGAGTACTTAAGCTCCCCACTGATTAGAGGTGTTGAGGAGCCACTCCCCGGACGGCTAACGTCTTTAGACGGAGGTGGGTGATGATCTTCACGCTTCTCAATAACATGCTTAGGTGCTGTTGCTACAAAAAAAGGTATACAACAAAAACAGATAGTGAACACTAAAGAACTGAACCCAAGTTGCATCTTCTAAATCAGGAAAGCATCAACACTATTGGGACCCTAAAAAGGAAAGGGCTTTGGAGGaaagagattttaccaacaaGAGTAGTGGTGGCATTCAAGGAACTATCAACTTTTGATCTAGAAGAGATGCAGCTGAAGATGAGCTTGATTCTGAACCAAAACCCACTTTCACCACcctcatctttcttcttttgtttacTACTCAAAGTCTTCCCCCTTTCAGGTTTCTCCACACCCATCACCTTAACAGAGTCTTGCCCTGTAGACATCACCCCCCTTAATGAACTAACCCTAATCTCCACTTCAGTTAACCCTAGAAAACAGATCACTACTCCCTCTGATCACATCCATACCAAAACCAATCTCAGATCAGACCCAGAACATGGAAACTGATTGAAAGAAGAGAAATTTCAGAAACCCAATTTCTCAGGAAGTATAAAGTTTGATCCTTTCTCCCTCAAAATcgaacattaaaataaaaaggtaaagacttttttaaaaagttgaaatgAATTTTGAGAACGCAGTGAAGTAGAAGTGAATTTGAGTTCCTGAATTGGggataaagagagagagatgatgatgataaaaacAAGGATATAAGTGAAGGGAATTGGAGAAAGTTTTTAGTCAAAAGGGATGAATATTTTTTGGGAAAGATACAGAGCTCCGAAAGGGCATCTTCTtcacagagagagagactgaaAAACTTGTCAGCAACGGGCAGATCGGGCAGTTTGTGTGAGAGACAGAGGAGGCATATTGGTCAGCTTGGGCAGCTAACAATGTACGCGTAACATTAAGCTCAAATAATtaaggttagttttttttttgtcaataattAAGGttagtttagttttataatatagtacAAAAGAATTTAAGTAttcattttatcaaaattaagGGATAGTTTATTATCATCATATACCGAAAATTTCTATTAAACATAACCTTCTACAATCTAATATATCCATTTTATAAAAGAACATAAATTTTGGTTGATTAGTCATTTATCATACTCCttctatttcaaaataatacatgttttagaatttttacacttttaataaaacatattacaacttaataataaatatttagtttctgtcattttatatttttaaaccaataaaacttTACAGAATACAGTTTacctttaatatttttaaacttcaCATTTTTTCATCATTAGTTGACAAACATTGTAGtggaaatgtaaaaatatatttttttaaaacaaaaactttttttagaaTATGCATCTTTTTGAAATAGAGagagtatataatttttgtttcgttttaatatttcaagatattttattcaacttttagttgattttcaaagtttataaaatctgaTATCATCTATATAACAAGCCAAACAaaaattccataaataaaaGTCCTTCCTAAGTCTGGT is a window from the Raphanus sativus cultivar WK10039 unplaced genomic scaffold, ASM80110v3 Scaffold4263, whole genome shotgun sequence genome containing:
- the LOC130507283 gene encoding RNA polymerase II C-terminal domain phosphatase-like 5 codes for the protein MSSFIKQSLFSLLDKTKGRNKLSCFNNQEKKKKLYLVLDLDHTLVHYIPVSKLSDKEKYLIEEADSRVDLWKFGKRNPEHLIKLRPFLHEFLKEANKLFTMYVYTMGSYGYAQYVLSFIDPDKRYFGHRVITREKSPPHKKTLDLISADQRRVVIVDDHSSVWPQHKPNLLKIANYTYFRYEMMNY
- the LOC108833796 gene encoding serine/threonine-protein kinase PBL36 isoform X1 — protein: MSTGQDSVKVMGVEKPERGKTLSSKQKKKDEGGESGFWFRIKLIFSCISSRSKVDSSLNATTTLVATAPKHVIEKREDHHPPPSKDVSRPGSGSSTPLISGELKYSSKLRIFMFNDLKLATRNFRPESLLGEGGFGCVFKGWIEENGTAPVKPGTGLTVAVKTLNPDGLQGHKEWLAEINFLGNLVHPSLVKLVGYCMEEDQRLLVYEFMPRGSLENHLFRRTLPLPWSVRMKIALGAAKGLAFLHEEAEKPVIYRDFKTSNILLDAEYNSKLSDFGLAKDAPDEKKSHVSTRVMGTYGYAAPEYVMTGHLTTKSDVYSFGVVLLEILTGRRAVDKSRPNGEQNLVEWVKPHLLDKKKFYRLLDPRLEGHFSIKGAQKATQVAAQCLNRDSKARPKMSEVVEALKPLPSLKDFASSSTSFQTMQPVAKNGVRTQGGGGFVSRNGQQPLRSLSSLNLPQASPYRNARQSPKPNKGKEQ
- the LOC108833796 gene encoding serine/threonine-protein kinase PBL36 isoform X2, encoding MSTGQDSVKVMGVEKPERGKTLSSKQKKKDEGGESGFWFRIKLIFSCISSRSKVDSSLNATTTLVAPKHVIEKREDHHPPPSKDVSRPGSGSSTPLISGELKYSSKLRIFMFNDLKLATRNFRPESLLGEGGFGCVFKGWIEENGTAPVKPGTGLTVAVKTLNPDGLQGHKEWLAEINFLGNLVHPSLVKLVGYCMEEDQRLLVYEFMPRGSLENHLFRRTLPLPWSVRMKIALGAAKGLAFLHEEAEKPVIYRDFKTSNILLDAEYNSKLSDFGLAKDAPDEKKSHVSTRVMGTYGYAAPEYVMTGHLTTKSDVYSFGVVLLEILTGRRAVDKSRPNGEQNLVEWVKPHLLDKKKFYRLLDPRLEGHFSIKGAQKATQVAAQCLNRDSKARPKMSEVVEALKPLPSLKDFASSSTSFQTMQPVAKNGVRTQGGGGFVSRNGQQPLRSLSSLNLPQASPYRNARQSPKPNKGKEQ